The proteins below come from a single bacterium genomic window:
- a CDS encoding T9SS type A sorting domain-containing protein: protein MKFLAAVLLGLVLASLVFARQPVLGQYRAVQESLRTVPPKMRMEWLHEHAEGRRTEDGRPRTMSDSGSGLRLVGKWGRGPAAEVTGKDTLVVLTLGSEVALLNFAQPDSPRVLSEIQFPSLTAQSYLEDSLLYTSSNADLEIWSIANPTQPVKRGQLLGAVGDFWIRDTFLFYIRSDTFHVLSIANPANLHELGFCIEAGSVTTGSGNTVVVCQSGGFAFVDVSNPASPHQVGTYACGRTLTATARGSLVCASYAETGEPYTPHFITLDISTPSAPQLLANRSNLGGYDIFLDGPLAFVSGDGDVGLPFQIFSIADSAHPAFIDSCRTTNRYPYGVWESASLNRALVADECDGLAIVDVSNLNNPVLDTWALSAGWAMDVHVDGQHCYVADFLSGLRLLDLSDPTRPICISGLDTVMVDEVCNTATARDSFVFMGWWPSPYLRVVSVADPRHPEIVAGCSVEGFPQHVILRDSFIYVAMDYGFQVVNVARPRAPVVVGECGLPDMTEGYGMVILDTLAFVSTGVSGLQVVNIARADSPAIIGTLTPPSGACGVAVIDTFAYIVSGNLCVASVANPGSPYLIDSVVLPTFGWSVTATDSLLFVGSNGHIYGHPGNDIRLLDIRNPVRPVLIGSLEAPDAVTRLDWVESHLYAACYDAGVLVAETAAVGIQEVKSAATLRRELRVMPNPAVGLARIWFGEALNGESVLRIYDVSGRRMLEKSISKETVSTELNLGRLSSGLYFMRVETKNGVLESKLLKQ, encoded by the coding sequence ATGAAATTCCTTGCCGCCGTGCTCTTGGGCCTCGTACTGGCATCCTTGGTGTTTGCACGCCAGCCAGTATTGGGCCAGTACCGCGCCGTGCAAGAGTCGCTGCGGACGGTGCCGCCCAAGATGAGGATGGAGTGGCTGCACGAGCACGCCGAAGGACGGAGGACGGAAGACGGAAGACCGAGGACGATGTCTGACTCGGGCTCGGGTTTGAGGCTTGTCGGCAAATGGGGCAGGGGGCCGGCGGCTGAGGTCACTGGCAAAGATACCTTGGTCGTGCTGACGCTTGGCAGCGAAGTAGCGCTGCTCAACTTCGCCCAGCCGGACAGTCCGCGAGTACTATCGGAGATTCAGTTCCCATCGCTTACGGCGCAGTCTTACCTTGAGGATTCGCTGCTTTACACCAGTAGCAATGCTGACCTTGAGATTTGGAGCATCGCCAACCCGACGCAGCCGGTCAAACGCGGCCAGCTTCTCGGAGCGGTTGGAGACTTCTGGATACGGGATACCTTCCTGTTCTACATCCGCAGCGATACGTTCCACGTCCTCAGCATTGCCAATCCAGCCAATCTGCACGAGCTAGGTTTCTGCATTGAGGCGGGCTCAGTCACGACCGGCTCGGGTAACACGGTGGTTGTCTGCCAGAGCGGAGGCTTCGCATTCGTGGATGTATCGAATCCAGCCAGTCCACATCAAGTTGGCACGTATGCCTGCGGCCGCACGCTCACGGCCACCGCTAGAGGAAGTCTGGTCTGTGCCAGCTACGCGGAGACCGGCGAACCTTATACGCCTCACTTCATCACGCTGGACATCTCGACGCCGAGCGCGCCGCAGCTTCTTGCCAACCGGAGCAACCTCGGCGGCTACGATATCTTCCTTGATGGTCCGCTCGCCTTCGTTTCGGGTGATGGCGACGTTGGACTACCATTCCAGATATTCAGCATTGCCGACTCAGCGCACCCGGCTTTCATTGACTCTTGCCGGACCACGAACAGGTATCCTTATGGCGTCTGGGAGAGCGCCAGTCTGAACCGGGCGCTGGTGGCTGACGAGTGCGACGGCTTGGCCATTGTTGACGTTTCCAACCTAAACAACCCGGTGCTGGACACATGGGCGCTCTCAGCGGGGTGGGCTATGGACGTGCATGTTGACGGGCAGCACTGCTATGTCGCTGATTTCTTGTCAGGCTTGCGACTGCTCGACTTGTCCGACCCGACCCGACCGATTTGCATCTCGGGGCTCGACACAGTCATGGTGGATGAGGTGTGCAATACTGCCACAGCACGCGACAGCTTCGTGTTCATGGGCTGGTGGCCTAGCCCCTACCTCCGAGTGGTTTCCGTCGCCGACCCTCGTCACCCAGAAATCGTCGCCGGGTGCTCCGTGGAAGGTTTCCCCCAGCATGTTATCCTTCGTGACAGCTTCATCTACGTGGCGATGGACTACGGGTTCCAGGTGGTCAATGTCGCCCGTCCACGCGCTCCGGTAGTCGTAGGAGAATGCGGACTACCGGACATGACCGAAGGCTATGGGATGGTCATTTTGGACACGCTGGCATTCGTGTCCACCGGTGTCTCCGGCCTGCAGGTCGTCAACATCGCGCGGGCGGACAGCCCGGCAATAATCGGCACGCTGACCCCGCCCAGCGGGGCCTGCGGCGTCGCGGTGATAGACACGTTCGCGTACATCGTTTCCGGCAATCTCTGCGTCGCCAGTGTTGCTAACCCAGGTTCACCATACTTGATTGACAGTGTGGTGCTACCAACGTTCGGATGGTCGGTGACGGCTACCGATTCGTTGCTCTTCGTCGGCAGCAACGGGCATATCTATGGCCACCCTGGCAATGATATCCGTCTTCTCGACATCAGAAATCCGGTCAGGCCAGTGCTAATCGGTTCACTGGAAGCACCCGATGCGGTTACCCGGCTGGATTGGGTTGAATCTCACCTGTATGCAGCGTGCTACGACGCAGGAGTGCTGGTAGCGGAAACGGCTGCGGTCGGCATCCAGGAGGTAAAGAGTGCGGCGACACTGCGGCGTGAACTCCGCGTAATGCCAAATCCTGCTGTCGGCCTTGCACGCATCTGGTTCGGCGAAGCACTGAACGGAGAGAGCGTACTAAGGATCTATGATGTCTCGGGCAGACGAATGTTGGAGAAATCAATCAGTAAGGAGACCGTATCTACCGAGCTAAACTTGGGTCGACTGAGTTCAGGGTTGTACTTCATGCGAGTAGAGACCAAGAATGGAGTTCTGGAAAGCAAGCTACTCAAACAATAA
- a CDS encoding ATP-binding protein — translation MTATGDIDIGHVVEVNGERVLVELHVDTTVPLVGDYYPGQPGSHIKIAVRDRNVIGLVSSISMDRVHVPQTPQADGCVPVGRRFADCILIGSMGSDRSFIRGVAIYPTVGQPVSMVTHDELKGIFSEYSEYQFSFGHPTQAEDQRAYINVDHFFGQHVAVVGSTGCGKSCTVVSILQQAIRRYPDTHIVVLDLHGEYASAFPDNVTRIDPDKVELPYWLLSFEEFQDLTVDQAEFSAKNQMTVLRDALVRAREGTVGSDRLRKGERVTADSPIFFDLDDLLDTIRNWNIQMVPDADGTMVPGPLYGEFDKFLIRLDSKVSDPRFKFMFTPTQYTTNDSFVQLLRDFLSIDTGSRMACIDLSGVPSDAVGVVAAVVSRIVFEFNLWNPERERFPILLVLEEAHNYVPNRNDFRLQAAKAAIERITKEGRKYGVGTIIVSQRPKELSETVLSQCNSFIAMRLTNPDDQAYVRKLVPDALSGLMDMLPSLRTGEALILGDCVALPTRVMIDCPAPKPMSSDVEFAKWWSNGIKDMDVDRIVRRWRARRKDL, via the coding sequence ATGACAGCAACTGGTGATATCGACATTGGGCATGTCGTCGAAGTGAACGGCGAACGGGTGCTCGTTGAGTTGCACGTTGATACGACCGTTCCACTGGTCGGGGACTACTACCCCGGGCAGCCGGGGTCGCATATCAAGATCGCGGTCCGCGACCGAAACGTCATTGGTCTGGTCTCGTCAATCAGCATGGACCGTGTCCACGTGCCGCAGACTCCGCAGGCAGATGGTTGCGTGCCGGTCGGACGGAGATTCGCGGACTGCATACTCATTGGGTCCATGGGTTCGGACCGTAGCTTCATTCGTGGCGTCGCCATTTATCCGACGGTGGGCCAACCGGTCAGCATGGTGACCCATGACGAGCTGAAGGGCATCTTCTCCGAGTACAGTGAATACCAGTTCTCGTTCGGCCATCCGACACAGGCCGAGGACCAGCGTGCCTACATAAATGTCGACCACTTCTTCGGACAACATGTCGCCGTGGTCGGCAGCACCGGTTGCGGCAAGTCCTGCACTGTCGTCTCGATTCTGCAACAGGCGATACGCCGATACCCGGACACGCACATCGTTGTTCTCGACCTCCACGGTGAATACGCCTCGGCGTTCCCGGATAACGTCACGCGGATAGACCCGGACAAGGTCGAACTGCCGTACTGGCTGCTCAGCTTTGAGGAGTTTCAGGACCTGACCGTTGACCAGGCCGAGTTCTCGGCCAAGAACCAGATGACGGTGCTGCGCGACGCGCTGGTGCGGGCGCGTGAAGGCACAGTCGGAAGTGACCGGCTGCGTAAGGGCGAGCGTGTTACCGCGGACTCACCCATCTTTTTCGACCTCGATGACCTGCTGGACACCATCAGGAACTGGAACATCCAGATGGTTCCGGATGCCGACGGCACGATGGTGCCGGGGCCGCTGTACGGCGAGTTCGACAAATTCCTCATCCGCCTCGACAGCAAGGTGAGCGACCCGCGGTTCAAGTTCATGTTCACGCCGACTCAATACACCACCAACGACAGCTTCGTGCAACTGCTCCGTGATTTCCTGTCTATCGACACCGGCAGCAGGATGGCATGTATCGACCTGAGCGGCGTTCCCTCCGACGCGGTCGGGGTGGTGGCGGCGGTGGTTTCGCGCATCGTGTTCGAATTCAACCTGTGGAATCCCGAGCGCGAGCGCTTCCCGATACTGCTTGTCCTGGAAGAGGCGCACAACTATGTGCCCAACCGCAACGACTTCCGTCTGCAGGCGGCCAAGGCGGCTATCGAGCGGATAACCAAGGAAGGCCGCAAGTACGGTGTCGGCACCATCATCGTCAGCCAGCGCCCAAAGGAGCTGTCCGAAACCGTGCTCTCCCAGTGCAACAGCTTCATTGCCATGCGGCTCACCAACCCGGACGATCAGGCTTATGTCCGCAAGCTGGTGCCGGATGCGCTTTCCGGACTCATGGACATGCTGCCGTCGCTACGGACCGGTGAGGCGTTGATTCTCGGTGACTGCGTGGCTCTGCCGACGCGGGTAATGATCGACTGCCCGGCCCCGAAGCCGATGAGCTCGGACGTCGAGTTCGCCAAGTGGTGGTCGAACGGTATCAAGGATATGGACGTGGACCGTATCGTCCGGCGCTGGCGCGCGAGAAGAAAAGACCTCTAG
- a CDS encoding anaerobic ribonucleoside-triphosphate reductase activating protein, with protein MRIVGFTETSLLDWHGRIAAVLWIGGCDYSCPFCHNARIANDEPALAEVPWDEIARTLRRKRDWYDGVVLTGGEPLMHPEVFELCRLLNDLGQQVKIDTNGSFPYALKTLVDSKLVHSVAMDVKAPLDSRYSKAAGRHVDVAPLLRTIRLVLESGIEHEFRCTLVPGLIDPEDITTIAGAVKGAQAVALQEYLPKQARVTGFGGTKSYTRAEVEAMAEVLKSCVKQVRIRGSFS; from the coding sequence ATGCGCATCGTCGGCTTCACTGAGACGTCGCTGCTTGACTGGCACGGCCGGATCGCCGCCGTCCTCTGGATCGGCGGCTGCGATTACTCATGCCCGTTCTGCCACAACGCACGGATCGCCAACGACGAGCCGGCGCTGGCCGAGGTGCCTTGGGACGAAATCGCCCGGACCCTCCGCCGCAAACGCGACTGGTATGACGGGGTTGTCCTCACGGGCGGCGAACCGCTCATGCATCCGGAAGTCTTCGAACTATGTCGGCTTCTGAACGACCTCGGACAACAGGTAAAAATCGACACCAACGGCTCGTTTCCCTATGCGCTCAAGACCTTGGTCGATTCGAAGCTCGTACACTCAGTCGCGATGGATGTGAAAGCGCCACTCGATTCCCGCTATTCAAAGGCGGCCGGACGGCACGTGGACGTCGCCCCGCTGCTCCGGACCATTCGGCTGGTTCTGGAATCCGGCATCGAGCACGAGTTCCGCTGCACGCTCGTGCCCGGCCTCATCGACCCAGAGGATATCACGACCATCGCCGGGGCGGTCAAGGGAGCGCAGGCCGTCGCCCTGCAGGAATACCTGCCCAAGCAAGCACGGGTCACCGGTTTTGGCGGGACGAAGTCCTACACGCGGGCCGAGGTCGAAGCGATGGCCGAGGTCTTGAAGTCCTGCGTCAAACAGGTCAGGATCCGCGGCAGTTTCTCCTGA
- the lipB gene encoding lipoyl(octanoyl) transferase LipB, which yields MNTDVPKLICVNQCPSVVSLVRDRVPKAPAAVLSLGRVEYGRALELQRELCRLRAEDKIPDILLLLEHPPVITLGRSAKASNLLVSEAELARRGVSLYRIERGGDVTFHGPGQLIGYPVFKLEAGLAGVRRFVERVEAALVSALAELGVKSGLRPGYIGVWCEERKPENGDCTSMGLSPFSTLSTGRERKIASIGIAVKRRVTFHGFALNVTVDLDFFRLMNPCGMPGVVMTSVSSEGGVTDDARVRSAVVAGFERAFGVEFQEKLPRILTCLTQDFKTSAIASTSARV from the coding sequence ATGAACACTGATGTTCCGAAACTAATCTGTGTTAATCAGTGTCCATCTGTGGTTTCGCTGGTTCGGGATCGTGTCCCGAAGGCCCCCGCCGCTGTGCTAAGTCTGGGTCGCGTGGAATACGGCCGGGCGTTAGAACTGCAACGCGAGCTGTGTCGGCTTCGCGCCGAGGACAAGATACCCGATATCCTCCTGCTGCTTGAGCACCCGCCGGTCATCACGCTCGGCCGGTCGGCGAAGGCCTCAAACCTGCTCGTGAGTGAGGCCGAGCTCGCGCGACGTGGCGTCAGTCTGTACCGTATCGAACGCGGGGGGGACGTAACGTTTCACGGCCCGGGCCAGCTCATCGGCTATCCCGTGTTCAAGCTGGAGGCAGGACTGGCCGGCGTGCGCCGTTTCGTCGAGCGGGTCGAGGCCGCGCTGGTCTCGGCACTGGCCGAGCTCGGAGTCAAGTCAGGACTCAGACCGGGCTACATCGGTGTCTGGTGCGAAGAGCGGAAGCCTGAAAATGGGGACTGTACCTCCATGGGACTGTCCCCATTTTCAACACTGTCGACTGGCAGGGAACGGAAGATTGCATCTATCGGCATTGCGGTTAAGCGCCGGGTCACCTTTCACGGGTTTGCCTTGAACGTGACGGTGGACCTGGACTTCTTCCGGCTGATGAATCCGTGTGGCATGCCCGGCGTAGTCATGACTTCAGTGAGTTCCGAGGGTGGGGTCACTGACGACGCGCGCGTACGGTCAGCGGTCGTTGCCGGGTTTGAACGCGCGTTCGGAGTCGAGTTTCAGGAGAAACTGCCGCGGATCCTGACCTGTTTGACGCAGGACTTCAAGACCTCGGCCATCGCTTCGACCTCGGCCCGCGTGTAG
- the lpdA gene encoding dihydrolipoyl dehydrogenase, whose protein sequence is MSAVREVDVLVIGAGPAGYVCAIRLAQLGRSVVLIERERVGGICLNWGCIPVKALLHAAHTVRGAAEARRMGIVFGQPQIDFQSLYSWKGRVADRLVRGVEFLLRSNGVETIKGTARFIDGQHVAVVQPDGTELEFGAKHIVVATGSVPSVLPGFEPDGIRVLDSNGALNITQLPGRVVVIGAGAIGLEFATIFRRLGANVAVLELMPQLLPGFDTDVSLSLKKAMEGEGIEFHLGVRVSSLEREPAAVVHYLTGETESTVEADAVLVATGRKPFTAGLELDRAGVKVDERGFVVVDQKYRAGAAHVYAIGDVKPGLLLAHRAMADGIALAESIAGNRQWRFKAVPSCVYTDPEVASVGLSQADAVSQGLKVKVSRLPISAIGRPLTLGRSDGLCKMVVDAETDKVLGVQLAAPGADVMIAEATVAVELGLTAAEIGRVVHAHPTMSELLFEAAEAIHSKAIHIVNR, encoded by the coding sequence ATGAGTGCTGTCCGCGAGGTCGACGTCCTCGTAATCGGTGCCGGGCCGGCCGGCTACGTCTGCGCGATCCGGCTGGCGCAACTGGGCCGCAGCGTCGTTCTGATTGAGCGCGAGCGCGTCGGCGGGATCTGCCTGAACTGGGGCTGCATACCGGTAAAGGCTCTACTGCACGCGGCCCACACGGTGCGCGGCGCGGCCGAAGCCCGGCGCATGGGCATCGTCTTCGGTCAGCCCCAAATCGATTTCCAGTCGCTGTATAGCTGGAAGGGCCGGGTGGCCGACCGTCTCGTGCGCGGGGTCGAGTTCCTGCTCCGTTCGAACGGCGTTGAGACGATCAAGGGTACTGCCCGGTTCATCGACGGGCAGCACGTGGCGGTGGTCCAGCCGGACGGTACCGAGCTCGAGTTCGGCGCGAAGCACATAGTAGTCGCAACCGGATCGGTCCCTTCGGTGCTGCCGGGGTTCGAGCCGGATGGCATACGCGTGCTCGATTCCAATGGCGCTCTGAATATCACTCAGCTTCCCGGCCGTGTCGTCGTCATCGGTGCCGGCGCTATCGGCCTCGAGTTTGCCACGATATTCCGTCGCCTCGGTGCCAACGTAGCAGTGCTGGAGTTGATGCCGCAGTTGCTGCCGGGATTCGACACGGATGTGAGTTTATCATTGAAGAAGGCGATGGAGGGCGAGGGCATCGAGTTCCATCTTGGGGTCAGAGTATCGAGCCTGGAACGCGAGCCGGCGGCGGTCGTCCACTACCTCACCGGGGAGACTGAGTCCACGGTTGAGGCGGACGCGGTCTTGGTTGCAACCGGGCGCAAGCCATTCACGGCAGGTCTTGAGCTGGACCGGGCCGGGGTGAAGGTTGATGAGCGAGGTTTTGTGGTAGTCGACCAGAAGTACCGAGCCGGCGCCGCCCACGTCTATGCCATCGGTGATGTGAAGCCCGGCCTGCTGCTCGCGCACCGGGCCATGGCCGACGGCATCGCCCTGGCTGAGTCGATTGCCGGCAACCGGCAATGGCGTTTCAAGGCCGTTCCGTCCTGCGTCTACACCGACCCCGAGGTTGCCTCAGTCGGGCTCAGCCAGGCCGACGCTGTCAGCCAGGGACTGAAGGTGAAGGTCAGCCGACTGCCGATTTCCGCGATAGGACGGCCTTTGACCCTTGGCCGGAGCGACGGGTTGTGCAAGATGGTAGTGGATGCGGAGACCGACAAGGTGCTGGGCGTGCAGCTTGCCGCACCGGGCGCGGACGTCATGATTGCGGAGGCCACGGTCGCGGTCGAACTGGGCCTGACCGCGGCCGAAATAGGGCGGGTCGTTCACGCCCATCCGACGATGAGCGAGCTGCTGTTCGAGGCCGCCGAGGCCATTCACTCCAAAGCAATTCACATTGTCAATCGGTAG
- a CDS encoding acyl-CoA dehydrogenase family protein — protein MEYFFTDTQKEIRDLARRFAQEKMKPVRAELDKTGEFPYELLKGMGELGLMGVYFPEEYGGLGGGIMEMCIVVEELCRVDGAAGLCYAACGLGAFPILVGGTEEQKKKYLPRLAAGEIAAFGITEASAGSDSSNVKTRARRDGDSYVLNGTKQFITNGSVAKIYSVIASTNPARGARGLSAFIIEDGTPGFTYGKIEDKMGIRCSKTAELVFQDCRVPAANLIGGKEGYGFIHTMKTFDRTRPGVGAQALGIAAGALDEAIEYARTRIQFDAPIASFQAVQMMLADMAIQVEASRALIYEAARAADAGIRNVSAIASMAKVLASDTAMKVATDAVQIFGGYGYMKDYPVEKMMRDAKITQIYEGTNQIQRLVIASEMIKGTAW, from the coding sequence TTGGAGTACTTTTTTACCGATACTCAGAAGGAAATCCGCGACCTGGCGCGCCGGTTTGCCCAGGAGAAGATGAAGCCGGTCCGGGCTGAACTGGATAAGACCGGCGAGTTCCCCTACGAGCTGTTGAAGGGGATGGGCGAACTCGGGTTGATGGGCGTCTACTTTCCCGAGGAGTACGGCGGCCTGGGCGGCGGCATAATGGAGATGTGCATCGTCGTCGAGGAGCTCTGCCGGGTCGACGGTGCGGCCGGGCTCTGCTACGCGGCCTGCGGGCTCGGCGCGTTCCCGATACTGGTCGGCGGGACCGAAGAGCAGAAGAAGAAGTACCTGCCCCGGCTGGCGGCGGGCGAGATCGCCGCGTTCGGCATCACCGAGGCGAGCGCCGGCTCGGATTCGAGCAATGTCAAGACCCGGGCGCGACGCGACGGCGACAGCTACGTGCTGAACGGCACCAAGCAATTCATCACCAACGGCAGCGTGGCGAAGATCTACTCGGTCATCGCCAGCACCAACCCGGCGCGTGGCGCGCGCGGGCTTTCGGCGTTCATCATCGAGGACGGCACGCCCGGCTTCACCTACGGCAAGATCGAGGACAAGATGGGCATCCGCTGCTCCAAGACCGCGGAGCTTGTGTTCCAGGACTGCCGCGTGCCGGCCGCGAACCTGATCGGCGGCAAGGAAGGTTACGGGTTCATCCACACGATGAAGACGTTCGACCGCACCCGGCCGGGCGTGGGCGCCCAGGCTCTCGGCATCGCGGCCGGAGCCTTGGACGAGGCGATTGAGTACGCCCGGACGCGAATCCAGTTTGATGCTCCCATCGCCAGTTTCCAGGCGGTGCAGATGATGCTCGCGGACATGGCTATCCAGGTCGAGGCGTCGCGTGCGCTCATCTACGAGGCAGCACGCGCCGCGGATGCAGGCATCCGCAACGTCTCGGCTATCGCCTCCATGGCAAAGGTGCTGGCATCGGACACGGCGATGAAGGTGGCGACCGACGCCGTCCAGATCTTCGGCGGGTACGGCTACATGAAGGACTACCCGGTCGAGAAGATGATGCGGGACGCGAAGATAACGCAGATCTACGAGGGCACGAATCAGATACAGCGGTTGGTCATCGCGTCCGAGATGATCAAAGGAACGGCCTGGTGA
- the purD gene encoding phosphoribosylamine--glycine ligase produces the protein MLVVGGGGREHALVWHLARSGHEVFCAPGNAGIARSARCEPVAAADKSGLIRFAGAQKIDLTIVGPEAPLAEGLADDFERQGLKVLGPGSSGARIESDKAFAKELMVAAGIPTARFQTFTDFDAARSSLAGQHFPVVVKASGLAAGKGVIIAGTRQEAETALSDMLVEGRYGEAGRVAVVEEFLQGEEVSMIGLCDGRSVRLLAPSQDHKRLLDGDQGPNTGGMGAYAPAPMMTPALQQQVQHDVFTPLLAEFARRGIDYRGALYAGMILTAEGPRVLEFNCRFGDPEAQVILPLLDGDLAELAMACIEGRLHQQSLTAASSRAALCVVAASGGYPGSYPKGLPISGDLVGSGDVVVFHAGTKSAGGETVTDGGRVLGVTGMGSTLAEAKGRAYQAIEQVHFQGMVYRRDIGARGFAELGVSR, from the coding sequence GTGCTGGTCGTCGGCGGGGGCGGGCGCGAGCACGCGCTCGTCTGGCACCTCGCTCGTTCCGGTCATGAGGTCTTCTGCGCACCGGGCAACGCGGGCATAGCTCGCAGCGCTCGATGCGAGCCGGTGGCTGCTGCGGATAAGAGTGGTCTTATTCGGTTCGCCGGCGCGCAGAAGATCGACCTGACGATCGTTGGACCGGAGGCCCCGCTTGCCGAAGGCCTGGCCGACGACTTCGAGCGGCAGGGCCTGAAAGTGCTCGGTCCCGGCAGTAGCGGAGCGCGGATCGAGAGCGACAAGGCTTTCGCCAAGGAGCTGATGGTCGCGGCCGGAATCCCGACCGCGCGTTTCCAGACATTCACTGACTTTGATGCTGCGCGAAGCAGCCTGGCCGGCCAGCATTTCCCGGTCGTAGTGAAGGCGTCGGGTCTGGCCGCCGGCAAGGGTGTGATCATTGCAGGAACGAGGCAGGAGGCGGAAACGGCGCTGTCGGACATGCTGGTTGAGGGCCGGTACGGTGAAGCCGGCAGGGTCGCGGTCGTCGAGGAGTTCCTGCAAGGCGAAGAGGTGTCGATGATCGGGCTTTGCGACGGCCGAAGCGTGCGGCTGCTGGCGCCGTCGCAGGACCACAAGCGGCTGCTCGACGGCGACCAGGGTCCGAACACCGGCGGGATGGGCGCCTACGCGCCGGCCCCGATGATGACCCCGGCCCTGCAGCAGCAGGTCCAGCATGACGTGTTCACGCCGTTGCTCGCCGAATTCGCAAGGCGGGGGATAGACTACCGCGGCGCGCTCTACGCGGGCATGATTCTGACCGCTGAGGGGCCGCGCGTGCTTGAATTCAACTGCCGCTTCGGCGACCCGGAGGCGCAGGTCATCCTGCCGTTGCTCGATGGCGACCTGGCCGAGCTGGCGATGGCCTGTATCGAGGGAAGACTGCACCAGCAGAGCCTTACCGCTGCTTCCAGCCGCGCCGCGCTCTGCGTCGTCGCTGCGTCCGGCGGGTATCCGGGGTCGTATCCCAAGGGTCTGCCGATTAGCGGCGACCTGGTCGGCTCCGGCGACGTTGTTGTGTTCCATGCCGGGACGAAGTCCGCCGGCGGCGAGACAGTGACGGATGGCGGGCGGGTGCTTGGTGTCACCGGGATGGGAAGCACACTCGCGGAAGCAAAGGGCAGGGCATACCAGGCTATCGAGCAGGTTCACTTTCAGGGAATGGTCTACCGTCGGGACATCGGCGCAAGAGGCTTCGCAGAGTTAGGAGTTAGCCGGTAG